A region from the Danaus plexippus chromosome 26, MEX_DaPlex, whole genome shotgun sequence genome encodes:
- the LOC116774388 gene encoding uncharacterized protein LOC116774388 isoform X2 → MQLYVFLCLIGHVLASKSHGYSGTLVDFTDPKVQGHLDALVRMAQSCVIKVRASPKDVRAYFTNSPPITRSGQCFAACMMEQSDVINHGKVNRELLIHLASLVNGKNSGVVRKLHSISRLCLDSIEGMSDRCQLASTYNDCLNENMIEFAFPLDIAEEAVRKMPFHLIQPNLPQEFRQPF, encoded by the exons ATGCAGCTGTACGTATTTCTCTGCTTGATTGGACACGTACTCGCAAGTAAATCGCACGGATACTCAGGTACCCTGGTCGACTTCACTGATCCTAAG GTACAAGGGCACTTGGACGCTTTAGTCCGGATGGCACAGTCTTGCGTCATCAAAGTACGAGCGTCACCAAAGGACGTGAGAGCGTATTTCACGAATTCCCCTCCTATTACGAGATCAGGACAATGTTTCGCAGCTTGTATGATGGAGCAGAGTGACGTCATCAACCATGGCAAG GTTAACAGGGAACTATTGATCCATCTAGCAAGTCTCGTTAACGGTAAAAATTCCGGTGTTGTACGCAAATTACATTCCATTTCCCGATTATGCCTGGACAGTATAGAAGGCATGTCCGACAGATGCCAGTTAGCCTCTACGTATAATGACTGTTTGAATGAGAACATGATTGAGTTTGCGTTCCCGCTCGATATCGCCGAAGAGGCAGTTCGCAAAATGCCATTTCATCTCATTCAGCCAAA TTTACCGCAGGAATTTAGACAGCCTTTCTAA
- the LOC116774388 gene encoding uncharacterized protein LOC116774388 isoform X1: MNKHKALKSHSNMQLYVFLCLIGHVLASKSHGYSGTLVDFTDPKVQGHLDALVRMAQSCVIKVRASPKDVRAYFTNSPPITRSGQCFAACMMEQSDVINHGKVNRELLIHLASLVNGKNSGVVRKLHSISRLCLDSIEGMSDRCQLASTYNDCLNENMIEFAFPLDIAEEAVRKMPFHLIQPNLPQEFRQPF; the protein is encoded by the exons atgaataaaCATAAGGCGTTAAAAAGTCATTC CAACATGCAGCTGTACGTATTTCTCTGCTTGATTGGACACGTACTCGCAAGTAAATCGCACGGATACTCAGGTACCCTGGTCGACTTCACTGATCCTAAG GTACAAGGGCACTTGGACGCTTTAGTCCGGATGGCACAGTCTTGCGTCATCAAAGTACGAGCGTCACCAAAGGACGTGAGAGCGTATTTCACGAATTCCCCTCCTATTACGAGATCAGGACAATGTTTCGCAGCTTGTATGATGGAGCAGAGTGACGTCATCAACCATGGCAAG GTTAACAGGGAACTATTGATCCATCTAGCAAGTCTCGTTAACGGTAAAAATTCCGGTGTTGTACGCAAATTACATTCCATTTCCCGATTATGCCTGGACAGTATAGAAGGCATGTCCGACAGATGCCAGTTAGCCTCTACGTATAATGACTGTTTGAATGAGAACATGATTGAGTTTGCGTTCCCGCTCGATATCGCCGAAGAGGCAGTTCGCAAAATGCCATTTCATCTCATTCAGCCAAA TTTACCGCAGGAATTTAGACAGCCTTTCTAA